One window of Hydractinia symbiolongicarpus strain clone_291-10 chromosome 3, HSymV2.1, whole genome shotgun sequence genomic DNA carries:
- the LOC130636828 gene encoding cytochrome P450 3A29-like: MHYLTNVIKETLRVYNSSIRVGRVTTKDCRIGKYFIPKNQMIKTVLNLFHMDEELFPQPNEFRPERFDEKEKVNKPGSWLAFGYGPYSCIGKKFAMNETMTCVARLLMNFKFTVDEDKRCFIRQIQVTVTATPPVTIRIHKLPRNIVSIFYCAFLALV; encoded by the exons ATGCACTATTTAACAAACGTGATCAAAGAAACGCTCCGTGTATATAATTCTTCAATTCGAGTTGGTCGAGTGACAACAAAGGACTGTAGGATAGGAAAATATTTCATTCCGAAAAATCAGATGATAAAGACagtgttaaatttatttcatatgGATGAAGAATTGTTTCCTCAACCAAACGAGTTTAGACCGGAAAGATTCGACGAGAAAG AAAAAGTCAACAAACCAGGTTCTTGGCTAGCGTTTGGATATGGACCTTACAGCTGTATCGGAAAAAAGTTTGCCATGAATGAAACGATGACTTGTGTAGCAAGACTGCTGATGAATTTTAAGTTTACGGTAGACGAAGATAAACGGTGTTTTATACGACAAATACAAGTTACTGTGACTGCCACACCACCAGTAACAATACGAATTCATAAGTTACCTCGTAACATCGTTTCAATATTTTACTGCGCATTTTTAGCACTCGTCTGA